Part of the Musa acuminata AAA Group cultivar baxijiao chromosome BXJ3-10, Cavendish_Baxijiao_AAA, whole genome shotgun sequence genome, CACAATGGCCCTGGATATAACTATTTTCCATCTTAAAGAATAAAAGCTAAGGAAGAGATAAATGATCCAAGGGCTATTGATGACAAGGAAATTACACCAAAATTTCAAATTCTAATAGAAATATCTGAAGACTCAAAGTTTTCAAAAAGTGCTGCCAACATATCACATAAAACAGCATAAGACATATTCTGTTAGGCTCAGAATAGTTCAGGTGGAACAAAATTACGATGCAGAATAATGCTTCACATATACCTAAACAAGGCATGGGTTTCACTTTTGTCCAGAAGAGGTGGATGGTCACACAACGCAAGAACCTGAAATAGACAATTAGATATCAGAGAGAAACTGGGTTTCACTGTCCTAGAAAATCGTTTGTATAAGCACACACCTCACGGAAAAAGGTGATGGGCTGCTGACCAAGAGACTGAGGATTCCCAATATTGCAGTACAGTATCTGCACAGAACATTGGATTCTTCAATGAATTTGTGAGAAAACAAATAAATTAGACGATGactataatcaaaataataattaccTAATATTTAATAACAAAGAAATGGCAAGAAGaccgagaaaaggagaaaaattaCTGCCTATTTGTAACTGTATAATAAGGAATAAGAAAAATCACACATACCTCCTCGAAGGGATGAGACCCTGGCTTGCTTTGCAGCTCTTGTTGCAAACGCTAGAATTGCACAGACGGTGATACAATAATTTCTTTAGGAAATACAAACATAGGAAAGTGCATCTAGAGAAAGAGAAAACAAAGATATGGAACATACAGCAAAGAGAAAGAAAGTACCTGTGCATGGGTAACAATCTCACCACGGACAGCATATTCACATTTTAAAACCTGATGGAAAAGAAAGTTGTCTTAATATTTGTTATTGATCTGCGTGCCATTTGTTCTTTAAGTGCAAACTAAAACCAGGCAAAAAGTAGGAGGCGTTAAACAATTTGAAACAAATACTCAAAATATGCAGGCAATATGACATGAGTAGAATTACAAGAGTTAGCAACAGTGGATCCACTCGAAAAACAATGCTCTCTTGCTTGTGATCGGCACAAAATATGGAGCACAGTATAGAAGAAATGGACAAATTCTAACCATGCCAACCAGAAGATGCAATATACCAACACTTCAATAGGTCATGAAACCTGCTAAATCAATTTTATCCTTACCAATGCCTGTTAACCAAACCACTTGCCGAATCACTTCTGATCTTCAAACATGTATTTTGGCAGAATAAAATACATAAATGTTCAAACCCAACAATCAGGAAACCTAATTAAGGAGTCAAACAAAATTTTCTTGCACAACAGAAGAAATAAAGAAAaacaataatattaataaataaaagtAGATTAGGAAAACTTTCACCAAATGAGGAACACAAATGACATTCATATTTTTGCGTCCAAAAATATGTAGATTAGATGTGTTCAGCTAAAAGGTATCGCTTTTGAATGAAAGAGTAAACCAGTAACACATAACCCGCGGATGCAAAGCAGCACGACCCATCAACGAGAAGAACCAAATAAGAAATTAATCAAAGTGGTCAAATTGACAACCAAATCCACAGATTGACCAAATATCGCCTCCGAGCAGTCAGTAAGGAATAGAGAAACAAGAAGAAATAGGACTTTACAAAACCAGCACGAAAAGTATGCGAAGAACAGATGCGAAATCAACATAAGAAGGGAGCGAACGATTCGATAAGGCATTGATGATCGAAATAGATGAAAAACCGAACCTTCTGGTTGATCGTGTCGAGAGCGACAGGACTTGCGGCCGAATCCATGGCGGCGGCTGTTGCGGATGCGGAGGAACAAAGGGGAACGGAaaacagaggaggagaagagcggAAGGAACCAACTAGCAGCCTTTTGGCTCTTTCCGTGGCGAATCGACGCATCTTAAAGGTCTCCGGACCGCACTCGCCCTTGTAATTACCCACGGAATATCTATCAACGAAGATAAATACCAAAGAATTGTGGGGAAAATTTGATCGATCCCTCTCGGATGATGAGCTGAGGGCGGCGAGACAGCTGAGAGTCGAAGGCGGCGGCGGCACCGACGAGTTTGGAAGAATTAATCGCACGCAATCGATCGTTAATAATaagatttttttgttcttttatagAAGCTCGctattgacttttttttttttaggcaaCCACTTAAAAGGATATATAATTTCTATTGATAACTCCTCTttcctatttataattttatttatttattttaaatattctaCAGATAGCTCTTGTAAATGTGGATTACCAATTTTTACAATAGTAAAAATggcttcaatataattttttattatttataaccacTAGATTACTCGTCCAACTCTTTTTACTTTCCCACAGCCCTTTGGCATCGCTCGTCGCTGCTCGCCGGTGGTGgccgaaggggaaggggaaggggaaggggaaggagaaGTGTGATTGATTCATTGGTATAAGAAAGAATCAGAGCATTCCAAGTCTTCTTTCAGTCTGGAGGGCGATCGATTGCAAGGAGACGGATTTGTGATGAAGACTTCAAAACTCTGCTTTTGATCGATCACGAGTTCCCTCCTCGCCTCTTGAGATCCAATCATTGGTTTTCGTGTGTGTTGAAGAAGAGATCCGGTAGGGCCGAGCTCCGGCCGCGGTGATGACGGTAGAGGTGCGGTACCGTGGCGTCCGAAAGCGGTCGTGTGGGCGATTCGCGGCTGAGATGCGGACATCTGGAAGAAGGCGCGGGTGTGGCTTGGCACGTTTGACTCCGTCGAGGACGTCGCCGCCATCGCCATTCGCAAGCCCGAGGCTAAGACCAACTTCCCCTCCTCTCCTTCGCCGCCTGTCCCTCCCTTCCGCTGCGCGATTCGCCCTTGGTGCGCCATCGTCGTCTCCGCCTCCACCGTATCGGCCGACGTACAACAACTTCAGCAGCACCGTTGAGTCCTTCAGCGGCgtgtctcatcgattttaactcaaGATCATGTCTCATCAATTTTGTGTACCAAATACCTTAATATAGTAGCCAATTACTCAGAAATCTAAGTGGAGAGCTGTTTAAATACTAGAATATGAGAGAAGAAGATTACAAACTCTAACTCAAGATCCAACCTCAAACTATtagatgcaatttttttttttttggttagtaTACCAATAAAGTTACATGCAAAACTATAAATGAACTGCTGTAAAAGAGTTCCACATTTAGTAATGAcaattgtcttaggaaatattgatACATAAGGAGAGATTGAAAATAGCACTAAGTTTCCAATAAAAATAACACTAAGAGAATTTCTCACAttagcaaaaattaaaaaaagattaaattGGTGTCAGTGAAATTTGAACAATATATTATTTCAGCAAAGTGTTCTGAAACTGATGTGTCAGTGAAATAGAGAGAGTCTATGCAATCTGTAATTGCTGCTGGTAAGATGCAGCAAGTTCTTGAAGTTTGTGTCTTCATGGATGAGGGTGATTTATGGAATTTACAAGGTAGTGTTGTTTCTTGTTAATTGAACCTCATAGAGAAGGCAATGTTTTTGTAGACAAAAGATGGAGGGTGCAAACACTAAATATCAAACAAGCAAGGGAGAAGAAAACATTAAAGTTGCAGCCACTTGAAATATATGTTGAGCAAGTGAAGGTTTAGATGTGTTTGTTCTTGAGAATCACATCTTGTACCTACTTTTCATGTTGAATTTATGTACAACCTAACAAATCATAACTCTGCTGTTGATAAAGATAATTACTTCATAGTGTAAGATAAATTAATGAACAAACTGAAGAGTTGTAAAACATTGTTGACAATTCTATGATCATATCTTATGATGGGAGAAATAAGCAGCATAAGAATTTGaagaaaatctctctctctctctctctctctctctctctctctctctctctacaacatTGTTGACAATTCTATGATCATATCTTATGATGGGAGAAATAAGCAGCAGCATAAGAATTTGAAGAAAATCAagaccttcctctctctctctctctctctctctctctctctctctatctctcttttcagaaaatatttgtcTACCTCCAACTCTAAAGAATTCTCACTGCTGATCAGCAATCAATTCCTACAAACCCTAATATGAACATATCCATTTTTCTCTGTATAGACATGagaaattttataattttgaCCACCAACTGTCAGATTCAATTTCCAATCTTTAAATGCCTTCCTTCCTTTCCTTTTCCTTGGTTGTCCTGAGTTCATTGTATCTATCATTTTCATTAGGATGTATCTACAGTCAATTGACAAACATCTCCCACTGATTCATCTGAGAAGAAAAATCTTTGTCCTGCACACTGAATTCCCCATCAACATTCAATCTATATAATTTTCCTATGATTTTATTCATTTAATCAGAATGCGACTCTAACATCCTTATAGATTGTAACATAAGATAGGTCATACACTCACAGGTAGTAAACCCAACATACTTCAATATTTTGAtctcagaaacagagagagacaaAATGTCTCCTTATCCtcaaccagagagagagagagagagagagaaagtaaaaAAGTCTCATTTGAGAAATATAGTAAAATTGTCACCTTATCTTCTaccagacagagagagagaaggtAAAAAAGTCACATTTGAGAAATATAGCTAAAGTGTCACCTTATCCTCtaccacacagagagagagagagagagagagagagagagagagttaaaatGTCACCTTATCCTCTGCCGGGGACTCCTTGCATGATGTCTATTGGCAGAAGCGGCAGAAGAGGAACGAGAGAATCCGGGGGGCGTGAGGAGTCTCACCAGCCCATGGTATGGAAGCCAGAGCTCACTGAGAACAACCTTATCAGCTCTGTGCTACGATCCTATCTCAAGCATACTTCTCTTTCTCCAGCTCAATCGATTCACATGCATGGTCACACTCACTCACACACAGGACAAATTGCTGCCTCAGCTTCATCTCGATCCGAAAGGCGACAAATTTTTGTGATACCATGAATCGGTTGTTTTTTGTCTTCCACCTTATCAGGACCCAGGATTAGATATCCTCTTAAATCTTCTTGCTTCGTCGGCAATAGCTGGCTTCATGTGCTCTGATTTCCTGTGCTCAGCTTTGGAGAGTAGATCTTATCTGGAAACCCAGAGTTCTTATTGAACACCGACCCAAGAGAACTGTGAATTGAGGGATAATTTCCGGTATAAAGGTGACGAGATTAAGAACCAAAGATCGTTTGCCAGCCACGGTGTTCTGAACTCAAAACAGTGTAGGGAAAGAGACACTGACCAAAGATAACAACAAGATATAAGGAACGACAATAGCTACAGCAAGCATCTTCTCTTATCCCGTTCATTTCTATTCTCCATAATTTTCTCGTCCCAACGGCAGTTCCTCTGAGGAGTGGTCTGTCCTTTCGTTGTGTTCATGAGACTGGGTTGGAGAGGAAGGAGACAGATGTTCCAGGTTTGGATGTCTTGTCTTGGAAGAACGACATCAAGGGAAGGCGATCTCTGCTGAAAGAACCGAGAGATTCACACGAATGGAGGCCCCAAAGCCACCCAATTTCCCCAATTCATGTGACTATTTCCCTTTTGTTCCTCTCTGTTGAATTTTTGCTTACTTCTCTGTGATATCTTTCTCTCGGAGAAACTTTTTGATGCAACGAACGCATTTGTGAACCAAACATGATCTGCCAGGAATCCTGATGCTGTTGCTCAAAATGCAGGGTCAGAACACTTCAATGTGTGCTGCTCGAGCTTTTAGGTGGTGGGAGAAGAACACCTCATCAAATATGACGGAGATCGAATCAACAAACCAACTGGTCCACTCATTGCTGCATGCTGAGGATAAACTCGTAATCGTCGACTTCTATTCCCCAGGATGTGGAGGTTGCAAAGCTCTGCATCCCAAGGTTAAACACGTCTCCAATCCAGCTATTGACTCTTCTCATAGATTTTCTGATCACAATTTAGAAGAACGAATCATCATGTTCTGTTCTATTCGTGTTCGTGATCCAAATAGTGTGATCACTCTTGTCATGGCAACTCTTCTTCTCATGGAGTTTGGCTGCTTCTTTTCGTAGATATGTCAACAAGCTGAGATGAATCCAAGTGTGATGCTTCTGAGAGTCAATTGCGAGGAGCACAAAGCCATGTGCCGAAGTCTTCACAtccatgttcttcccttcttccggTTCTACCGAGGCGCCCAAGGCCGCGTCTGTGCCTTCAGCTGCACTAACGCAACCGTGAGACGACGATCGACCCACTTACGCGTTCCGTCATACATCTGGTCGGCATAAACAGTACTGATTCCGAGTCCTTGCTCTGTTGATGCTCGCAGATCAGCAAGTTCAACAACGCACTCGCGAAGCATGGGATGGATCGGTGCAGTCTCGGGCCTGCGAAAGGCTTGGAAGAAGGCGAGCTGCTGAGTTTAGCTTCGAATCCAGACGCCCATTTTGGTTATCCATGGCGATCCTTGTCCTAGGACTTGGCTCTGTCGATCCCTGATGAATCTTCAGTGGGGGAGGTCGAAGCTGCAGCAGCAACAGCTGCATTGGCATTGAGAGGATCTCAAATATGTTAACAGGATTGGTATCGTTACATTACAAACGCTCGAAGGAGACGTGTAATTTCCATGAAGAGTGTCCATTTTTCACCTATTAATCATTTTTTATATCTACAAAAATCTGTATTTCCTTTTTTCGTTTTTTTTGTGGATCGATCGGTTTCTTTGGTAGTATTTCATAGGTGAATTGGTTTAAACCACCATAAATCTATTAAAAATAGTGTAATTGATATAGATGTCTATTCATTTGTTTGTTCTTcttcctaacatatatatatatatatatatatatatatatatatatatatatatatatatatatatatatatatatatatatatatatatatatatatatatatatatatatatatatatatatatatatatatatatatatatatatatgtatgtattttatttttttcttattcttaaaCCAATTAGaacaataatttaattttttatataaattgatTTATATTGGGTTTCGCGTTAGTTTGTCTTGGTTATAATGTTTTAGTGgaggtaaaaaaaattaaatatttaaaaaaaatactataattaatAGTGTTAATTCATATATGAGATTGGGTTTACCTTGATCTTACATATGTTTAAAAGAGGAAACTATGATAATCATATTAAGAGTACTTTGAAGATTATGAAAAATAGGCATGCTATCCAACTTAGTTGATTTTGTTTAAATTGTACCATATCATTATGTGTTCCTTCACTAAAGATTAATATTTCTAAAATCTTTTATGATCCCTTAaagacttataaaaaaaaatataggcTAAATCAAGCATTTAAGTTAAGATCTCATAAGTAGATATTTTAGCAAACATTTGatagataatgtaaattataaacatatattttccaagctctgaatagttgcacggaTCCAATGTGATTTGCCGCGATCAAAACTCCTCGTAAGTATTTACATGACATTGCTATAGAATAAGGAAACAAACTAATCATAAACACTACCATAAAGGTTCATCCATTCATGTGTCACCTGAGTAGCTCCCGTAGGGAATTCTGGGGGTGACATGGCATGTGCAatggaaaaatataaaattatgggGTGACATCCTATGTTTCCTCCTGTGGGAAACAGAGTGCATATGAGATGATGGGATAAAATGGTTTTTTTTTCAATTGAATAGTTTAAGCACTAAAAtacctatatttacatataggtccttcaaTTTATAAATAGGTTCTTATAAATAAATTTCAGaaaatgagggatattacataATGTGGGTTTTACATTCATTTGCTTGATTTTATGATCAtaatatgctgcaatagccaatagaattcagatggattttagagtagctacgggtgagaatgttttgtcatagtcaacactttgTCTTTGATGATACctcttagctactagccttgctttataggtctcaatctttccatctactctaattttcttcttgaagatctatttgtaaccaatgggtacaatactcttAGGTACATTAACtagattccaaaccttgttagagtacacaaaatccatcttagaattcatgattTCTTGCTACTTTCTagtgtctatactcgtaatagcctccttgtagttctgagaatcaatatcctcaacatactctcatttgatatatctcacatatctttTAGGAGGATGGGACATTTTATCAGACATACGTAAAGTCAAAACTTGTGTGCTAGTTACCTAAACAGACCCGAGCTATAGAATGGTgtctgagctaggttctccaatctcgcatgactctatcatgctctcattgtctccaccaagaatatgttccttttaAATGAATATTGTTCTCTTTGCTATGAAGACTTTTTTGTCCttggggtgatagaaataatacctacaagtttcattggggtatcccacgaacttataCCGCTCTGTCCTGGAATCTACcttgtcggggttgtgtcttATGGGCAGGGCAGCTCAAATCTTAACGATCTTAAGATCGAGAATCTTatttttctatatctcatatggtgtagacactaccgacttagttgaaactttgttcagaaggtaagctgtggtctttgGGGCATATCTCCAGAGTGAGATAGGTAGGttggcgaaactcatcatggactgcatcATATCTAACAGTATACGATTGCTCCTCTCAAAGACACTAATgaactgaggtgtgtaaggaggtgtccattgagatataatctcatggtccttgagaaattgtgtgaactctatactcaagtgttCACCTCTTTGATCTAATCGAAgggtcttgatactctttttagTCTGGTTTTGCATTTATTCTTATACTCCTTAAGTACAATATTTATACCTTAAGAAATCGtcagtaaaaataataaaataggaGTAACTACCTATGACATGAGacccatacatcactatgtatgagtttcaatACCTTAGTGCCTCTCTCtctttagttccactaaatgaagagtttatTAGTTTTTCGCAAAGGCAAtgctcgcaagttacatatgactcatagttgaatgaaTATAGATATTCAtatgacatcgagataaccggacatattggtatactgtatacccgtccatatgatagaggtgactagtctcatagctgctcgtatggggataTTAGGGCTATAGTACAGgtacttattagagaatgagttcactgattggtcCACTCacgaaatgttagatggttgatgatacctcattgtcaaacaacgattctgttGTCCTAGTAGATGTacttgatccttagacttaagatactaaaGATGtaatgtatgagtactccactctttgataccagacttataggtttgaaagtttcaaatctagcgcaACTAATCATCGCGAGTGATAGAACCTTACGAGggatattgagtatcaatagaggatcatccactctcgatatcatgagagaaatatctcatatgttcttactcagataAATTTTTAACCAAGGTCATTCAtatttagagagaaagagttctccgagagaatccgattaaagtgagactcgaggagaaaccgtataggtctggcaGCACCATGCCTAGcatatgatctctaggatattaaatggatgagggactataggtatatggtaattaagGACATATAGATCTAAATGATTGAATTCCTCTATATCATTTGAGAACTACGACGTACTAGCATAACGTTCGTATTTGATGAgtcgagataataattcactgagctagaatgagttctgataagtatgactcacagctagctcaatattaggcctgGAAGGTCACATATATATAgtaagtgttgcgacgagtagaggttcggatgtgagatatccgttagagtcCTTATCTTATCGGATATCtattaagcccttgaattattggatctcataaatgagatctaataagagctaataatatattattgggtAGATATCAACTAATTTAAGATACTTTGGTAATTCGATAGAGATTCGATACCCAATAGAGTAAGATCtactagggttaagttgacaagggacctttataaataaagAGAGAACTAAAAGGTCATAGGCTAGGCTTCCTAATTATCacattctattctcctctcctcttctcctcctcaaatagtaggtgtggagatttgggcaacgatttgaggagcgtcttcgcagcccctgttatgtggatcaccgctagagaggagaacgcttgacttccttcattctCTCTCACATATCTATAGGAATTCAgatatatatgatctctctaggtaacacaactatctcacacgtggttttcaatTTTGTAGGTTTTTGTGTGTCAATCTTCGTACGACAATAAACATCTTttgaaaaattttagatttttgttttatgatcttTCGCTGCACATATGATATCGTCTCCAGAATTCTCTACAATCCGTATAATTCTCTTTCTAGAAAATCGAGACTTATCCCTTATAGATATTTGTCTCATTATAGTAACTTTTTTCTTTACGTCTTTTCATTTAAAAGTTTCAAATACCACTATTCCCTTAGACTATTCTACCTTGTTTAACAAATTATGCACTATTTTACCACCATAAATACACTTGCTAGATTATAACTCTTCGTCGATATAAGCCCCGTCGGGCCCCTCAAGGCTTAGTAATATGTTGAACTTATTGTACACTTTAATCTTCTATAGACTTATCTTTCTCATGTTAATTAGAAAGTTTTTATATTTAATGGCGTCATGTTTTGATTGCTTTAGGATGATCACAAACAATCCATCATTTATATATAAGCCCTTGCATCAGtattgaattcttcgagttagcaactcCCCTTACATCTGTgaactttgcataactcttttaatCATCAAGCAACCCATCAT contains:
- the LOC135650557 gene encoding thioredoxin-like 1-2, chloroplastic, with protein sequence MCAARAFRWWEKNTSSNMTEIESTNQLVHSLLHAEDKLVIVDFYSPGCGGCKALHPKICQQAEMNPSVMLLRVNCEEHKAMCRSLHIHVLPFFRFYRGAQGRVCAFSCTNATISKFNNALAKHGMDRCSLGPAKGLEEGELLSLASNPDAHFGYPWRSLS